CAATATATTAAAGCCACCTAATCAAGACTATTGATTATGCAAATATATATACAGCAATCGGTCATTTGCCGGTTGCTTTCATTATGACTTCAATTCCCGCAATTTGAGGAATAGAAGACAGAGCGCATTTTATGAAGAAAATTGTGAGGTGAATGTAAAAATCGATAAGCATATGCAAAACGCGTCCACAGTAATATCGAAGGAACCTTTATCCCAAATTGTGTCGGAAACAATTAAGACAGGAATTATAAAATCAAATTTAATTGCGATGTTTGCTGGTTTGGCATTGGCTCTATATTCAAATGAAATTCATCCATTTCAAAAACTTCCTGAAATACTATTTGCTATGATTGGGTCAATCCTTACAATTGGGGCAGCTGGAGTGTTTAATAATGTATATGATCGTGACATCGATTCGATTATGAATCGAACAAAAAATCGTCCAACTGTTAAAGGAACGATACAGTTTAAGAAGGCGATTCTTCTAGGTGTCTTTATGACCTTGTTTGGACTAATGACTCTAGCCTTAGCTTCCCCTCTTGCTGCACTTTTTGGCTTTTTAGGTTTGTTTTTTTATGTGGTACCTTATACAATGTGGAGTAAACGTCGTACCATCTACAATACTGAAATTGGAAGTATTTCAGGGGCAACACCTCCACTTATCGGTTGGGCATCGATTACACCAGACATGACACATCCAGGTCTTCTAGGGTTGTTTGCTGTCATCGTACTCTGGCAGATGCCTCATTTTTATGCAATCGCCATTCGGAATCATGATGAATATAAAGCGGCGGGAGTACCAATGCTTCCTGTCATTAAAGGGTTTAAGCGAACCTTTATTCAAACAAATGTGTATTTAGTCGCATTAATAGTGGTTAGTTTTCTTTTTACTTCCATTAGTCTTTTTATTGCGATTGTCGCATTTGTTTTAAGTGTAGTTTGGCTTATTTTGAGTGTCTTTCGCTATAAAAAAATGTCACCTGAGATATGGGCAAAATGGATGTTTATTTTTTCCCTTAACTATATCACGATTTTATTTGGTACGATTATTGTGTATTGTTTGATAGGGAGCATTTTCTAATATTCAAATCTCTGTTGGCGGGAAAGGGATCCTATTTAGAACGTCTTTACGGCGTTCTTCTTTGGTTTCTGGGATATTCAACCCAAGTTTAAACATTTTTTGTAGCTTAGGATTCATAAAAAATTAACAATTAAATGTTGTCAAAGCCATATAATTATGGTATATTACCAATTGTACTGAATGACCAATTTGACCAATCGGTCACTTTTTTTCAGGAGGTGAGATGTATAAAATGGCAGTTGACCGGAAACATCAAATTATTGAAGCTGCAACAAAGTCGTTCACTTTATTTGGATACAAGGCAACAACGATGGAGCAAGTCGCAAAACTTGCTAATGTTGGAAAAGGAACGATCTATACCTTTTTCAAAAACAAAGATGATTTATTTGATGAAATTGTTATGACATTAATTAAAGAGATGAAAGAGGCTGCAGAAGCAACCATTCAAGAAGGTTCCTCTTTCGTAGAAAATGCCCACCGTGCCCTATATAAAATTCTAGAATTTCGTAAAGAGCATAAACTAGCAATCAAATTATTTCAAGAAGAAAAGGAAATGGGCACTCCTGCAGTAAATGAAGTCATGAGGAAAATTGAAAATGCCGTTCTTAATTACATTAAAGAGAAGGTAACGCAAGCAATTAACAACGGTGAAATAAAAGAATGTAATTCTGAGATTACAGCTTTTGTCTTCGTAAAACTTTATATCTCCCTTATTTTTGACTGGGAACAACATCATGAGCCTCTTGAAAAAGATGAAATTGCTGATTTATTTGAACTTTACTTAATTAAAGGGTTATCAAAATGAGATGATCTTTTTATTTCAGCAATAAATGACCAAATGAACATAATGGTCAATAATTTTAAAGATAGTGCAGTAGACAAAGAAGAAATTTCTTTAAGAGGGGGAAATAAGTTTGAAGCGTTCGCTAATAGGTGCAGAATTTAAGGAGATTGTGACAAATCGTAAAGTCATTATTCCGATTATTGCAGTACTTTTTGTGCCAGTATTATACGCAGGAATGTTTTTATGGGCCTTCTGGGATCCGTACGCTCATTTAAAAGATCTACCTGTTGCTGTTGTAAATAACGACAAAGGGGCAGATTTTGAAGGAGAACAGTTAAAGCTTGGAAAAGATTTAGTTAAAGAGCTGAAGAAGGTTGATGAATTTAATTTCAAATTCGTCGATCATGACAAGGCTTATCGGGACTTAGAGAATAGAAAGTATTATATGGTTGTTGAAATACCAGAAAACTTTTCAAAAAATGCAACGACATTATTAGATGACCATCCGAAGAAATTACAATTAAAATATGTTCCAAATGAAAGTTTCAACTTCCTTTCAGCGCAAATTGGAGAAACAGCTATGAAGGAAATTCGAGCTGAACTACAAAAAAATATTACAAAAACATATGCAGAAACGATGTTTGATAAGATCAAAGATGTGGCGGATGGATTAGATAAAGCAAGTGATGGAGCAAAACAATTAAACGATGGTGCCATTAAACTATCGGATGGCTCCAAAAAAATTAAAAGCAATTTAGAAACATTGGCATCTAAATCAATTGAGTTCACTCAAGGAGTGAATAAGGCAAATGATGGAACAAAACAATTAGCTTCTGGAGCAAGAGAATTAAATTCCGGTCTTGGTCAATTGAAAAATGGCCACGGACAGCTGCTGAATGGTACAAATGAATTGAAAAAAGGAACCGATCAATTAGCGGCAGGTATTGGAAAAGTTCATACAGGGTTAAATACCGTAGATGGTAAAATGAACGAACTTATAGCGGGAACGAATCAAGCTGCGGCCGGTGTTCAGCAATTTGCTGGAAGTCTTCCAGAGTTACAAAGTAAAACCGGTCAATTAGCTTCAGGAGCTACGCAAGTGGATCAAGGGATTGGCCAATTACAGTCACAATTAGTCGCTCAGCAAAAACAGATGGAACAACTAGCTGGTATGCTACAGCAAACGTTACCACCTGAACAGTTTGCCCAAATCGCAGCTAAGCTTCCTTCACCTGAGCAAGGACAAAAATTACAAGAAAGCTTAAATGCATTAAAGAATGGAAGTTCCCAAGTAGCCGCAGGCACAGGTGCTTTAAACCAAACCATTGCCAATCAAGTTGTACCTAATATGAATAAACTAAATGGTGGTTTAAATCAAATTTCATCGGGACAAAAGCAATTAAAAGACGGAATCCATGCACTTGCATTAGGATCTGGTGACCTTCATACAGGTGTTCAAAAATTACAAGCTGGTGAAAAAGAGCTTTTATCTGGAATGTCTATATTCAATCAGAAATTAGGGGAAGCTCAAGCTGGCACAGGAAAATTAGCTATAGGAGCAGATACATTAACAAATGGTCTAAATCAATTATCAGATGGTTCAGCTAAAATTAGTGAGGGTACTCATAAATTAGCAGAAGGTTCTAAAGACCTTTCTGATGGTACAGATCAATTATCAGACGGTACCAATGAATTACACGAAAAATTAAGTGATGGAGCAGAGCAAGCTAATTCAGTTGATGCCAAAGATGGAAACTATGAGATGATGGCAGAACCTGTGAAAGTTGAAAATAAAGGGATCCATAAAGTTCCTAACTATGGAACCGGATTTGCTCCGTATTTCTTATCATTAGGTTTATTCGTTGGAGCCTTATTATTATCGATTGTATTCCCGCTTCGAGAACCTGCTGTTCGTCCGAAAAGTGGTTTAGCTTGGTTCTTTAGTAAATTTGGAATTTTAGTTGGAATTGGGATCGCCCAAGCGTTGTTAGCCGATGGAATCTTATTATTAGGATTAGGAATTGAAGTTCAAAGTGTCCCATTATTTATTTTTACTACCATTATTACAAGTATCACTTTCGTTACGTTAATTCAAATGCTTGTTTCAATTATGGGGGATCCAGGACGATTCATTGCAATCTTGGTCTTAATTTTCCAATTAACAACAAGTGCTGGTACATTCCCACTTGAGTTAATTCCAAAAGTACTACAACCAATTAATGCATTATTGCCGATGACTTATTCAGTTTCAGCATTAAAGGCCGTTGTATCTAGTGGAGACTACTCCTTCTTATGGTATAATGTGTCAATATTACTTTCATTTACAGTCTTTTTTGCGGTACTGACGGCTATATTCTTTATAGCATTACACAAACGTCAATTTTCTCGTACTGTAACAGAAGAATAAAATAAAAAAGAACGAAGGAGAATCAATTATCTTCTTCGTTCTTTTTTGTACAAAATAAGGTATAATTGTCCTATTTAAATTCATTAGGATTTCAAATATTCTTCACAAATATTTCTTATAATAATTGTTATAGTAAATAAAGTGAGATGAAAGGTTAAGGAGTGGTTTTTATTAAAAATAAATCATTGATTGTTTGTTTATTCGTCTCGCTTTTATTATCAGCTTGTAATCAAACAACTTATACATCTATAAAGGGGAGTTTCGTTTCAACATTAAATTTACGGGATAGTTCTATGACCTTTGTGGACCGTGCGGGAGAACCATTCGCTACTTGGAAATTTGATACATTGTATACAGGTGGGATTCTTCTAGCAGACGATGATCGCATGTTGTTATTTGGAAATCAACTTGAACAATTAGATATTTTTTCATTGAGTCAAGGAAAAGTCGTTCAACAATGGGAAACACCTGAAGGAACCACAAATGCCTTATATTTGAAGGAAACGAATGAGGTTGTCACAGCCAATAAGAATGACCGTTCACTTCATTTTTACAACCAGAAAGGAAAAGAAACGAAAGTCATTACGGTTGGAAAATACCCGCTATCGATGCAGGAGCATAAAGGGAAATTATTTGTCATTAATTATAAAGATACAAAATTATCGGTTATAGATATTCAAAAGAAAATAATAGTAAATGAGATTGCGATTCCAACCTCTTCAACAGGCTTGTTAGTGAAAAATGATGAAATTTGGGTAGGGGGGCATGGAAGAGGAAATAAACCCCAATCAAATGTTCAAGTATATTCAGCTAAAACAGGTGAACTGATTTCAGAAATTGAAACCCCTTT
Above is a window of Oikeobacillus pervagus DNA encoding:
- a CDS encoding YncE family protein, translated to MVFIKNKSLIVCLFVSLLLSACNQTTYTSIKGSFVSTLNLRDSSMTFVDRAGEPFATWKFDTLYTGGILLADDDRMLLFGNQLEQLDIFSLSQGKVVQQWETPEGTTNALYLKETNEVVTANKNDRSLHFYNQKGKETKVITVGKYPLSMQEHKGKLFVINYKDTKLSVIDIQKKIIVNEIAIPTSSTGLLVKNDEIWVGGHGRGNKPQSNVQVYSAKTGELISEIETPLMPVNFYHDTRHTYVVSHGTNAVYLLNDKKEKTKEVEIGANPFSISRFDGKMVVAGYDSDDLYFLQPDTLKVWKRIKVGKGPFVILVRE
- the cyoE gene encoding heme o synthase — protein: MQNASTVISKEPLSQIVSETIKTGIIKSNLIAMFAGLALALYSNEIHPFQKLPEILFAMIGSILTIGAAGVFNNVYDRDIDSIMNRTKNRPTVKGTIQFKKAILLGVFMTLFGLMTLALASPLAALFGFLGLFFYVVPYTMWSKRRTIYNTEIGSISGATPPLIGWASITPDMTHPGLLGLFAVIVLWQMPHFYAIAIRNHDEYKAAGVPMLPVIKGFKRTFIQTNVYLVALIVVSFLFTSISLFIAIVAFVLSVVWLILSVFRYKKMSPEIWAKWMFIFSLNYITILFGTIIVYCLIGSIF
- a CDS encoding YhgE/Pip domain-containing protein produces the protein MKRSLIGAEFKEIVTNRKVIIPIIAVLFVPVLYAGMFLWAFWDPYAHLKDLPVAVVNNDKGADFEGEQLKLGKDLVKELKKVDEFNFKFVDHDKAYRDLENRKYYMVVEIPENFSKNATTLLDDHPKKLQLKYVPNESFNFLSAQIGETAMKEIRAELQKNITKTYAETMFDKIKDVADGLDKASDGAKQLNDGAIKLSDGSKKIKSNLETLASKSIEFTQGVNKANDGTKQLASGARELNSGLGQLKNGHGQLLNGTNELKKGTDQLAAGIGKVHTGLNTVDGKMNELIAGTNQAAAGVQQFAGSLPELQSKTGQLASGATQVDQGIGQLQSQLVAQQKQMEQLAGMLQQTLPPEQFAQIAAKLPSPEQGQKLQESLNALKNGSSQVAAGTGALNQTIANQVVPNMNKLNGGLNQISSGQKQLKDGIHALALGSGDLHTGVQKLQAGEKELLSGMSIFNQKLGEAQAGTGKLAIGADTLTNGLNQLSDGSAKISEGTHKLAEGSKDLSDGTDQLSDGTNELHEKLSDGAEQANSVDAKDGNYEMMAEPVKVENKGIHKVPNYGTGFAPYFLSLGLFVGALLLSIVFPLREPAVRPKSGLAWFFSKFGILVGIGIAQALLADGILLLGLGIEVQSVPLFIFTTIITSITFVTLIQMLVSIMGDPGRFIAILVLIFQLTTSAGTFPLELIPKVLQPINALLPMTYSVSALKAVVSSGDYSFLWYNVSILLSFTVFFAVLTAIFFIALHKRQFSRTVTEE
- a CDS encoding TetR/AcrR family transcriptional regulator, whose product is MAVDRKHQIIEAATKSFTLFGYKATTMEQVAKLANVGKGTIYTFFKNKDDLFDEIVMTLIKEMKEAAEATIQEGSSFVENAHRALYKILEFRKEHKLAIKLFQEEKEMGTPAVNEVMRKIENAVLNYIKEKVTQAINNGEIKECNSEITAFVFVKLYISLIFDWEQHHEPLEKDEIADLFELYLIKGLSK